The Candidatus Ozemobacteraceae bacterium genome includes the window ACAACAGCGGATGGGATACTCGCTGACGCCAGGAAGCTTCGTTGTGGGCCGCCCCGGGAATCTCGGTGTAGCGATATCCCGGAAACAAGGGGAACGCCTTCCGAAGGGCCGCGTCGAACCTCCGGCTGAAGTCGATGGCCTCCTCGCCTTCGGCGGTTCCCATGTCCACCCACAGGCGGGTGGCGGCGGGCTCAAACGGCCGAGCCAGGGTCCAGGGGATGATCCCCCCTTCCGCCCACCAGAACGATGGGGACATGGCGATGATCCCTCCGAACATCTGCCGGTACCTGAGCCCGAGGTAGACCGAGATCAACCCTCCGAGCGACGACCCGCCCAGACAGGTGCCTTCCCGGTCCTTTCTGGTGCGGAACCGGCGATCGATGTCAGGTTTCAGTTCTTCGACGAGAAATCGCCCGTAACGATCCCCCCAACCGCCGCCGTGCTTCGGATCGGGAAACGGGGTGTATTCGCTCATCCGGTCGGCTGTGTTGCCGATGCCGACGACGATGATCTCCTGCATCTGGCCGGTGCGGTAGAGATAGTCCAGCGTTTCGTCCACACCCCAATCCACCCCGCCGAACGAGGTGCCGGGATCGAACAGGTTCCCGCCGTCGTGCAGGTAGAGGACCGGATACCGGCGGCTCCTGGAGGCCGGCAGCCCATACGACGGCGGCAGGAGAACCACCACGTCGCGGGGCCGGGGTAGGTGCTTCGACGGCACCTGTCGCAGGATCTCGAACGCTCCGGTGATCTGGGGGGGCGCCGCCCCGATCTGGTCCGCCCAGGCGGCAACCTGGAACGAAGCCGTGGCTATCAGGCCTCCGGGGACCCGGAACGTCCGGTTGGGAATCTCCAGGCCATTGGCAGCCTTCTCCACCCGGGAAAAGTCCCCCCGGGTGAACTTGAACTCCAGTACGGTTCCGGGAGCGAAGCGCCCCTCGTATCCGAAAGTCCTGTTCCCCAGCTTTCGCAGAGTCACTCCCGAACCTTTCCAGGCGCCCAGCTCCGGAAGGTTGCCGACGAGGAAAATTCCATCGGTTCCGGGGGTGGAAGCCGGGACGCTCACCTCGAACCGGACTAGGGTTTCCCGGGAGGCGGCCTCTGCGGCAAGGCAACAGGCCAGCAGCGTCAGAATGAGCACAAGTGTTCGGGGGAACAGGCGTCGGTCGATCATGGGGATTCCTTTCGGAGGATATCTTCTCGCAGAAGTATACCGCAGATTGCCCCACGGCCGAAGGGAGTACTGTTTGCCTACAGAG containing:
- a CDS encoding alpha/beta hydrolase-fold protein, with the protein product MIDRRLFPRTLVLILTLLACCLAAEAASRETLVRFEVSVPASTPGTDGIFLVGNLPELGAWKGSGVTLRKLGNRTFGYEGRFAPGTVLEFKFTRGDFSRVEKAANGLEIPNRTFRVPGGLIATASFQVAAWADQIGAAPPQITGAFEILRQVPSKHLPRPRDVVVLLPPSYGLPASRSRRYPVLYLHDGGNLFDPGTSFGGVDWGVDETLDYLYRTGQMQEIIVVGIGNTADRMSEYTPFPDPKHGGGWGDRYGRFLVEELKPDIDRRFRTRKDREGTCLGGSSLGGLISVYLGLRYRQMFGGIIAMSPSFWWAEGGIIPWTLARPFEPAATRLWVDMGTAEGEEAIDFSRRFDAALRKAFPLFPGYRYTEIPGAAHNEASWRQRVSHPLLFLFGPAERRPRP